The window CACCCCCGTTCCGTCCACCTGGATCATCCCGGCGCCACGTTGCAGTGTCGGGACGGCAGCACCCGGTGCGACCAGGTCGACGAAAGTACCCTGCTGCGAGCCTCGCCAGCGTTCACCGGCCTGGTCGATCGCGCCCACCCCGACCACCCCCGGGTAGGCCGCGGGGTACGGGATGACGCTCGCCCCGTTCTCGTCGCCCCGGTCGCCGACCGCCGCCACGACGACGATCCCTCGCGCCACGGCGCGGGCCACCGCGTCCCGCAGCGACGGGCTGTCGGTGTAACTGACCGCGGAGACCGCCAACACGTCGGCCTCCCGGTTCGCCGCCGCGTCGATACCCCGCGCGAGTACGTCGGGTTCGGCGATTCCACGGCCGCCACCGCGGTCATCGAGGACGCGGATGGGCAGAATCCGTACCCCGGGCGCCAGCCCGACGAACCCGACCGACGGCGCCTGCCCCGCGGCGATCACGCCCGCCACCTGGGTGCCGGTGCCCACACAGTCATCGTTGGCGGAGCCGCCGCCGGCCACCGCGTCGAACCCTGCGGCGACCCGACCCGCGAGCTGCGGGTGGCTGCCGTCGACGCCGGAGTCCAGGACCGCGACCGTCACGCCACCGCCCTGGCTGAAAGACCAGGCGCGCTCCGGGCCGAGCATCTGCTGCGGCCACGGCATCGGGTTGATCGGCTGGCCGGGGTCCGCGCATTCCTGGGCGGACCGGACGGCGGCGTGCCCCGTCGCACCCGGACCCACCGCACCGGCCAGCAGCGCCCCCAGACAGGCCACGGCCATGGTCACCGTACGGACGGGCCGGCGCATGTGTGACTCCCTCCCCCGCACCGCTCAGTCGCGGAAACGTGCTTCCAACTCCTCCTGGAAGCCGTCCAGCCACCGTTCCAGGTATTCACGGGTGAACCGGTCGGGTTTCTGGTCGTACGCCGCACGGCCGTGCGGCGTCCAGAACGCGGTCTCCGGCACGGCGTCGGCGCCGTCCGGGATGAACTTGAGAACCTCGGCCAAGGCGGCCACGCCCAGTGCGAAGGCGTGCTTGCGCTCCGCGTACGAACCGGTGTCCGGCGGCGCTCCGCCTTCGTGGATGCCGGCGTCGGAGATCAGTCGCCACTCACCGGCGTCGAAGAGTTGTGAGGGCTCCGGGCCACCGAAGAAGACAAGATCGTCGGGACCGGGCGGCGTCGGCCGCCCCGGCAGCCGGAAGGCGAACTCGCGGCTCGCTTGGCATCGCCGGCAGACGCCGTAGTACCGACGCGAGGGAGCCCCTTCGTCCTGGCCGGGCGCGGTCCGCCAGTCGACGTCGGCGACCTGGCAGCGCTCGCACGGGTGCAGGTCGAGGTACAGCTGCGCTTCGTCCTCGCTACGGGCGACCGGCAACGCC of the Micromonospora sp. NBC_01796 genome contains:
- a CDS encoding S8 family serine peptidase, with the protein product MRRPVRTVTMAVACLGALLAGAVGPGATGHAAVRSAQECADPGQPINPMPWPQQMLGPERAWSFSQGGGVTVAVLDSGVDGSHPQLAGRVAAGFDAVAGGGSANDDCVGTGTQVAGVIAAGQAPSVGFVGLAPGVRILPIRVLDDRGGGRGIAEPDVLARGIDAAANREADVLAVSAVSYTDSPSLRDAVARAVARGIVVVAAVGDRGDENGASVIPYPAAYPGVVGVGAIDQAGERWRGSQQGTFVDLVAPGAAVPTLQRGAGMIQVDGTGVACAFVAASVALVHARRGNPTVDEVVGQLLATTIPAAGGDAYGHGIVNPYGAVTDRVAGAGPVPLPAMVRPPTETSPALARSRNLAIAGSVVALLVVLTVLVTAVALPRGRRRLWRSASAAAPVGRAEPEEPGPPVPLFPAG